The region ATAATTAAATGTTATTTATTAAAATAACCTTGTATTTATACAATTAATCCTAACATAAAGAGGGCCTACTGTCACTTCTCTTTTGTTTCTAAATTTTGTCCCGCTTTTTCATAAAAAATAATCCCAACATGTTTAATATGATCAAGCACATCAGGATCTTGAATTTGTGCATATAGGGACAGGTCAATGGTATAGGGCAGGAGCAGTTCGTCCAGTTCATGTAAGATTTTGGACAGTACCCCTGGGGTCAAGATTTCCCTTCCCTGGAGAGTCAGGTCAATGTCGGATCCGTTTTTAAAGGACCCTTTGGCCCGTGATCCGTATAAAACCGCTTTCTGTATCTGGGGGTGGCGTGCAAAAACAGCATTGATTCTTTGGATGGTGGATTCTTTCAGGCCGTATTTCATGCGGATTCTTGCTTCATTTGTTCCATTTTAATGTGAAATGCTTCGAATTCCGGACCATAATCTTTCAGAATGGCCGAAACGATGGTTGCGGCCGTAATTTCATCATAGGTGTGAGAAGACAGATTTCGGCTGTTGATCATGTCCATCCAGGCATCACCGTTTTCAATCAATCCTGTTTTAAAGGCTTCACGTATCGTATCCCTGGACCCATACAACGTCCCGACACCACGACTTTCGAGAAAATCCTTCAGGGTTTTCCAGGCTAATTCATGGGTATATTCAAAAGCTTGTATCAGACCTTGCTCTTCGAGTTTTGAAAGAGGACGTTGCCGTGCCAGTTCAAATGCCTCTCTGAGTTGCGAAAAGGCCTTATTGAAATGATTAAGTCTCTGAATCCAGCGGATGTCTTGGTCAGTCAATGGATCTCTCTTGGTTTAGTTCGAAATTAGAATTTTGGCACGGATTTCACGGGTTACACGATTAAAGAGTATAAAATAAGAAAAATACAGGGTCAAGGAGAAAACAGGTACGCTATCGGCATCCCGAATTTCCTTTAAAAATTTGATTGATCGGTGGAAATTGGAGTAGGCTCCTTCTTCCAACTTCATCTCTAATAGGATTTTATCCTGGCCTGAAGTTAATTTTTTTAAAAATCCGACAAATTACGCCAAAAATCTTGTGCAGTATTGCATATATTTTTGTGCATCTCCATTTTCCCTCTCCCCCTCATGTCAATATAACTAATTGAAATAATAGGATTATAAAATTATGATTCGATGGCATAGATTTTGCTTTTTTGGACTCCGGTTATTATCGGGATGATAACTAATTCATGAAGCCATCCATTACAAAAAATAAAAAAAGGGAGTAAGGGCAAACTCTTTAGGGGGAGGAGTTAACTATGGATCGATTGGAATGCAAGATTTCCAAAATATCCCTTGGTGTTATGACCTTTATTCTTTTGTATATTTCAAGTTTTTTCTTTCCTTTTACCTCCCAGGCAAGAATCACCACCCGGGTCTCGGTGGCATCAGATGGGACTCAGGCCAATGAAGATTCTCATTTCCCGTCCATTTCAGCCGATGGACGATATGTGGCTTTTGTATCCGGGGCTTCTAATTTGACACCAGGAACTATCAAAGGCACATATCATATCTTTGTCCATGACCGTCTGAACGGGCAGACCACCCAAGTCTCTGTAGCTTCGGACGGGACCCAGGGGCATGGTGTTTCTCTAAATCCGTCCATTTCACTGGACGGGCGATATGTAGCCTTTGATTCTGCTGCTGCTAATTTGGTGCCCGGAGATACGAACAACCGGAAAGATATTTTTGTCCATGACCGGCAGACCGGGCAGACGACCCGGGTCTCGGTGGCCTCGGATGGGTCTCAGGGGATTGATAATTCTTACAGTCCATCCATATCAGGTGATGGGCGATTTGTGGCTTTTACTTCTACTGCTGCCAATTTGGTGCCTGGAGATAAGAACAGCGGGTCAGATATTTTTGTCCATGATCGGCAAACCGGGCAGACGACCCTGGTCTCGGTGGCCTCGGACGGGACCCAGGGAAACAATGATTCCTGGGACCCATCCATATCAGGCGATGGGCGATTTGTGGCCTTTACGTCTTTTGCCTCCAATTTAGTGCCCGGAGATACGAGCGGCCGATATGATATTTTTGTCCACGACCGGCAGACCGGGCAGACGACCCTGGTCTCGGTGGCCTCGGACGGGTCTCAGGCGAATGATAGTTCTTACGGTTCATCCATTTCAGCCGATGGGCGGTATGTGGTTTTTCAATCTTCAGCTACTAATTTTGTACCAGCAAATACGAAAAATGGACTTGATATTTTTGTCCACGACCGGCAGACCGGGCAGACGACCCTGGTCTCAGTGGCCTCGGACGGGACCCAGGCGAATGGTTATTCTTGGTCTCCAGCCATATCAGCCAATGGAAGGTATGTAGTTTTTAAATCCTATGCTGCTAATTTGGTACCAGGAGATACGAACGGCCAGGAAGATATTTTTGCCTATGACCGGCAGACCGGCAAGACCACCCGGGTCTCGGTGGCCTCGGACGGGACCCAGGCAAATGGTTATTCTTGGTCTCCAGCCATATCAGCTAATGGGCGCTATGTGGCCTTTGGATCACATGCTACCAATTTGGTGCCTGGAGACACAAACGGAAAAATGGATGTCTTCATCTATGATTCGGGCTTATCAACGGATGCAGCCACTAATGTGACTCCCCACACGGCCACTTTAAACGGGACCGTTAACCCCCAGGGGTTGGAAACGACCTATTCTTTTGTCTGGGGGAAAACCACAGCCTATGGGAATACAACACCTTCCATATCCGCCGGCAGTGGCATAAGCAATGTGGTCGTATCAGCCAGTTTAACCGGGCTGGCTTCCAATACCACCTATCATTATTGTTTAGTGACCAATAATAGTATGGGAACCACTTATGGGTCGGATGGAATATTTGCAACCCCTTCCACAAACTTTGATTTTAACGGAAATGGGAAAGCCGATATATTCTGGCGCCATGTCAACTCCGGAGAGAATGTAATCTGGTTCATGAACGGTACTTCCATTGATTATGTTCGATTTTCCGGGGCCGTCGGCGACCTGAACTGGGCTGTCAATGGATTCGGGGATTTCAACGGAGATGGAAAGACCGATATACTCTGGCAGCATGCCGTATCGGGGAAAGTCTTTATCTGGCTCATGGATGGATACTCGATTATCGGCTTAGGTCAACCCGCTACCGCAGGGGACCAGAACTGGGACATCAAAGGAGTCGGAGACTTCAATGGAGACGGGAAAGCGGACATACTCTGGCGGCATGTCAGCAGTGGAGAAGTATATGTCTGGCTGATGAATGGGACCAGCTTAACCGGACATGGCTCTCTGGGGTCGGTCGCAACAAGTTGGGAGATTCAAGGTATTGGCGATTTTAGCGGAGATGGTAAGGCCGATATTCTCTGGAGACATGCTGCCGGAATGGTGTACCTTTGGTCCATGGATGGACTTTCGGTTATCGGCCAGGGATCGTCGGCAAATGTCGATGATTTAAACTGGCAAATTCATAAGGTTGGTGATTTCAACGGAGATGGGAAGGCCGATGTCCTCTGGCGACATTCCTCTTTAGGCACTCTATTTATCTGGTTGATGGATGGAACAACAATTTCGGGGCAAGGGTCACCGGGTACTGTTGACCCGAACTGGGCAATTAAGGGAGTCGGAGATTTTAATGGAGACGGTAAGGCCGATATCCTCTGGCGACATAATGCCACCGGAGAGGTCTATATTTGGCTGATAAATGGAATTTCTCTTTTTGCCGGGAACTCACCAGGAGCAGTAGGTGACACTAATTGGACTATTAGTGCACCATAACAATAATTGAACAATTTTCACAAAAAAAATGATGTGCACCCTATTTTATGCGTATTCCTTATTAGAACTGCCATAAGACGTCAGTTCCATCGCCCAAAAAATTGTGCAATAATGCATATATTTTTGTGCGTCTCCATTTTTCCCCCCAAGCGAGGGAACACGTACAATTATAAGGATGATGGGGTTGGAAACAGAATCTCCAAAACCGTAAATTCAGTTGAAACAAGATACGTTGAAGACCCAATCGGGAAATATCAGATGAAAAAATTATAAATTCACTCCAAAAGACTGACCGAATATCTGAATACGTAGCCCACATAAATGCTGGCCGAGTATATAGTGTAATGAAAATTCTCCAAGACTGGCGTGTTTTCTATTAATCGAAACTCGACCTTAGATGTTTTTATGAAAGAGAAGGAAAAACACATCATAATTGAAAAGAAGGATATAATACTTAATCCAGAATAAAATATGTTATGGCAGATTGGGATTGGACCTGGTGCTGGAATACGACCTGATGCAAAGGGGCAGGAGGAATCAGAAGACGACAGGAGCCAGTTCGGCAATCTTCGAGAGGACCTTTGACAGTGCCGGGAGGACGTTGAGCCTCAAATATTTGGCCGGGAGTCCTTCGGAGAAGATCTATGGCTATGAATACGACGTGGCCGGAAATTTGCTCTATGTGAAGGATAGTGCCACTGGAGGCCATCTGGCGGATTATTCAGGTTTTACGGCCCTGGGGCAACCGACCCTGGCCGTCTATCCCAAGTCTGGAAATATCTCCATTAAAAGGACTTACACCTATGATCCGGTAACAAACCGGCTGACCTCAGCCCTTACCCAGAAATGGGAGGGAGGGACCTTGGTCGATACCTACAAAAAACTCGAATACCAGTACGACCCCAATGGAAATCCTCTCCAGATCCATGACAATCCGAACGGCACCGCTCCGGCCAATCTGGTCTATAACTACGATGCCATTGGCAATATCACCTTTAAAACGGATCTGGGAAGTTACACCTACAACTACGGGGATAAACCCCATGCGGCCCGATCGGCCGGAAATATCAGTCTTCAGTACGATTTAAATGGCAATATGACCCAGAGGGCCGTATCCGGTGGGGATACTCTGGCAGTCAGCTACAATTATGACAACAAACCCGATATCATCCAGAAGAACGGAAACAATTTTATTGGGTTCACTTATGACGGTAACGGGAACCGGGTAAAGAAGCATAACTATGTCACCAGTCAGGACGTGATTTACTTCGGGGGCCTTTATGAAGAGCGAAACGGGGTGGGGATTATCCACGTCTATGCCGGTGGCGAGCGGGTGGCTTCTATCCGGGCAGACGGGAATTCCCAATATTACTACGACAATCATCTCGGTTCGGCCACCATCGTCACCGACCAGACGGGGGCGCGCAAGGAGCGCCTGGAATACTATCCCTTCGGGACCTATTCCGAGACCCGGGACGATGATCCGAACTTTCCCAATGTCTCTTATACCTTCACGGATCAGGAAGAAGATCAGGAACTGGGGTTATACAATTTCAGGGCCAGGTTATACGATTCTGTTTTGGGGAAGTTTGTCTCCCCCGACAGTATCGTTCCGGACCCGAGTGATCCTCAATCCTTGAACCGGTATAGCTATGTGGCCAATAAGCCGTTGGCATTTATAGACCCCGATGGACATCTTGCCTGGTTCGTTCCCGTCATCATTGGCGCGGTAATAGGCGCTGCCAGCGCCGGAGCTCGGAGCAATTGGAATTTCGGGGCGATGATCACAGGAGCGGCAATCGGAGCCATCGCCGGTTTGGCTGGTTATGGAGCCGGACTTTCAGTCTATGGGGCTGCCGGCGGACAGGGAGCCACTGCGATGATGGCAAGTGTAACCGTAGGTGGTGCTGCGGGAGGAGCAACAGGGGGTGGATTGTCAGCTCTTGTAAATGGCGGTGATATTGCGAAAGGCATGGCTTCGGGGCTCTTTTTTGGCGCTGTTGCCGGTGGTGTAACCGGTGGCTTGGTTTCGGCCGGTGTTCCGGGTGCCCTTGCAGCAACTGGAGGCGGCTTTATTTCCGGATATGCAGAGTGCGGACCTGAGTGTGCCGGTGAAAGCGCTTTATATTCCTTCGGAGGAGGTGCTTTGAGCTCTGCATTTACTATAAGCGGTTCCAATGGTGATCAGGTTAAAATTCCTGAGCAGGGTTCGCCTGAATGGAATACTCTGACTCAGGGAAAGAGTGACGTATATGTCTTATCTCCAGCTCGTTCATCGCTTGCTGATATTTTTTGGCATTTGGTGGCATTATTGGGAGATGGAAATTCTCATACGTGGCATACCCAAGATGTTGAAAAATTACCCGAAGCAGGTCGCTTTGCCACGCTTGTTCAAAAGAATGTACCTTGGTCTGGAGAATCATATCTTCATAATTACAATATTTTCACTAACAACTGCACAACAAGACTCGGTCAGGACGTTTGGAATCCTTCACAATATAACGCCTATCATAATTATTCAGGACCCCGATCTTATTGGTGGTGGAGGTAATAATGAAAAAATTTATTATATTAACTGGTATTTTAATAGTTGTTCTATCGGGGTGCGGCTTAAAACAAAATTCAAAAGTATATCCCATTGAAAGGAATAAGGTTTCTGTCGTCGGGAACATGATTTATCGGGAAGGAAGACCATTTGCGGAATTGAGATTTTTTGATGCTAATATGGCCGAAATTTTAACAGAAAGGACCTGGATTGATGGTCTTGTAATATACTATTTCGATACTGACAGAGAAATGTGGATATATCCAAAAAAGGGATTAACAGTATATCAAGCCGGAAGAGAATATATAAAAATTGATGACATGAAAAGAGTTTGGAAAAATTTTTTACAGGAACATGGAGCCTCACGTTCCGGTCAACTTAAAACAGAGTTAAAATGGGCCGTTATTCATCTTGGCGGTAGACTCCGAAGTGATAGCGAAGTTATCAACAAAGTTTACGGAGTAAGAATTTCTAATGACGGCAAATATATTTATTATAACGTTCAGGGAATAATTTGGGATTCTTCATATAAATATCAAGTGGAGTACGGTATCACAAAATAGGATAGATAACTCCAGGAAGATCGGATTTTCTATAATCTCATGAGCTATGACAGCTTGCCTAAGAAAAGACGATGGACGACCCGATATGGACAATTGGATCTTTATTTGCAATAATATAGACGATCTCACCTCCCAGACCGATGCCAAAGGCAAGACGATCACCTTCAGCTATGATGCCCTGAACCGGCTCATTCAGAAGGTTTACCCCTCCTACAACATAACCTATTCCTATGATGATCCGGCGGGGCCCTTTTCTACGGGGAAGCTGACTAAAAGCTCGGTTTCCGGAGGGATGGCCAATGAGGACTGGGTGCTGGAATACGATCTGATGCAGCGGGGCAAAAGGAGCTTGAAGAAGGTAGGCAGCAGTACGCCGGTCTTCGAGAGGACCTTTGACAGTGCCGGGAGGACGTTGAGCCTAAAATATTTGGCCGGGAGCCCTTCGGAGAAGACCTATGGCTATGAATACGACGTGGCCGGAAATTTGCTCTATGTGAAGGATAGTGCCACTGGAGGCCATCTGGCGGATTATTCGGGTTTTACAGCCCTGGGTCAACCCGCCCAGGCCGTCTATCCCAAATCGGGAAATGTCTCCATCAAGAGGACCTACACCTATGACCCGGTAACAAACCGGCTGACCACTGCCCTTACCCAGAAATGGGAGGGAGGGACCTTGGTCGATACCTACAAAAAACTCGAATACCAGTATGATCCCATTGGAAATCCTCTCCAGGTCCATGACAATCCGAACAGCACCGCTCCGGCCAATCTGGTCTATAACTACGATGCCATCGGCAATATCACCTTCAAGACCGACGTGGGCAGCTACGCCTACACTTACACCAACAAACCCCATGCGGTAAATTCCGCCGGGAATATCAGCCTCCAGTGCGATGCCAACGGGAACATGACCCAACGGGCCGTATTCGGAAGGGATATCCTGGCGGTCAGCTACAACTATGACAACAAGCGGGATATCATCCAGAAGAACGGGAACAATTTTGTCGGGTTCACTTACGATGGAAACGGCAACCGGGTGAAAAAAAGCATTTCTCAGGCAAAATAAATTATTTGACAGTCTACAAGATTCGGGAGGTGGAGAATGTTGCAAAAGATAAGGACTTTTATTGGTGTATCCGTTTTCTGGTTTATTCTGATTGCCTCCCTATCTTCATCTTCTTTCGGAGCGACCATCATCTACACCTATGACGATCTGAATCGGCTGGTGGGGGTCCAGTATTCTAATTCAAGCCCCAACGAGGATCTGACCAGCCCCTCTTTGGCCATAACCAGCCATACCAACAATCAGCATGTAATAGGCCCAATAACTTTAGCCGGTACGGCCAGCGACGGGGGAGCTGGGGATAATGGAATTTCCCAGGTTACAGTGAATGGCATAAGGGCTGCCAACGATACGGCTACGAGTAACGGAATTGCCAACTGGAGTCAAACGATTACCTTGAATCCCGGTGCCAATGCCATTACGATCATAGCCTATGACAACAGCAGCAATCATAACCAAACCACGCAGACCATGACGATTTACAATGATGTTCCCGAGACCACCCCTCCGACTTTAGCCATCACCAGCCACAGCAATGGCCAGCACGTGGATTCCGCGAATATAACTTTAGGGGGCATGGCTACGGATTTGGGGAAGGGTGGTAATGGGATATCTCAAGTGACGATAAATGGGATTCGGGCTGATAATGATACGGCCGGCGGAAACGAAACAGCCAATTGGAGCAAGGCGATTACCCTGAATCCCTCAGCCAATACGATCACGGTTATTGCTTATGATAACAGCAGTAATCAGAATCAAACTACTCAGACCATCACATTATATTATGACACCCCTCCGGGAGTCATCACGAGCCCGGCCACCAATGTGACGCCGACCTCAGGCACATTAAAAGGGATTGTTTTCCCTAACGGTTTAATGACGACTTATCATTTTGAGTGGGGATTGACCATCGCCTATGGAAATTCTACCATCAGCCAGTCAATCGAAGGTGGCCTGGACAATGTAACCATTTCAGCCAATTTAACCGGGTTGGATCCTTACACTAATTACCATTATCGCCTTGTTGCCACTAATAGCGCGGGATCCAATTATGGCTCGGATATGATTCTTCGAAGGGCTCCATTTTTACAATATTTACTATGGTTATTAGAATAATGTTCAATTATAGGCTGTAATGTTAACACAAGATTTTAACCGGGTGAATTTCAGATCCCAAACCGATGAAAGGAGATGGAGGATGAGAACAAGTCTGAGAAAGAGAGCTTTTATTCTGGTTTCACTATTAGTCGTGATGGTTATTTTTATTGCCTTGAAATCCGAAATTCAGGCAGCAGAGAACTGGTATACGGCTGCTGTGGTTTCAGCCGGGCCGGGCTGGGGTTCGGCCTATATCTGCTTGACGGCTACCAATGGGGCCTTTACCAATAAATATATGATCTGTCGAACCGACCAGCCTAAGGAGCAATTGGCCATGGCCGTGACTGCCATGGCTTTGGGCAAATATGTCATGGCTTATTTGGATCCGGCTTTAGCAACGCCTACTATACAAGCCATGTATGTAATCAATTAAGGATCAGGGTCGACTCGGAATACGAATATTCGGGCATTTATTTTACCTTTAAAGCCCCGTGTTGGCTTTGAGTTGGTGCCGGGAAGTCCTGGATGACTTTCCTGGCACAAGGGGCTTGGCGCTTTGAAACCGAAAGAGGTCCACCATGCTGGGTCCAGGTCAGATGTCTGACGGATAAAATGACTATGGAGGCCGCGATAGGGGTATCCTTCAACTATGAAGCGCCTAAGGTCCACCCTGGTCCTTATTATCGCCTCGCCTCCCCCCGAACGGTGATCACCCATTCCTCCACTGGAATGTCTTTCCCGGAGGCTTTCAGGGCCTTTTTGACGATAAAGGGCAAGCCGGCACAACAGGGGACTTCCATGACGGCGGTGGTGATGCTTTTGATACCGGCGGTTTTAAAGATATCGGTGAATTTCTGGATATACTCCTGGACGTCATCAAATTTGGGACAGCCCATCATGACCACTTTGTCTTTCAGAAAATCCCGGTGGAAGTTGGGATAGGCCAGGGGGGTGCAGTCGGCCACCACCAATAAATCGGCCCCTTTGAGGAACGGGGCCGTGGGGGGCACCAGTTTGATCTGGACCGGCCAATGGCCGAGGGCCGAAGTCTGACCTTCCTGAAAGCGGGGCACATTGGCCTGCTGACAGGTGTCGGGTTGGGCCAGGGTTTGCAATCGGGTGGAAGGACAGCCACAAGGAAGAGCGTCCGGGGTCGGCAATTCCGTTTCTTCGGCCTTCTTTAAATGTTCTTCGACGGCCGTCTCGTCAAAATCTTCGGCCTCCCGTTCTATGATTTTGAGGGCATCATTAGGGCATTCTCCCAGACAGGCCCCGAGACCATCGCAATATTTTTCGGCCATCAATTGGGCCTTGCCGTCGATGACCTGGATGGCCCCCTCGGCGCAGGAAGGCACGCATTGACCACAGCCGTCACACAGGTCAGGGTCAATTTCAATGATCTTTCGTTTCAGTCTCATTTTTATCTCCTTGAATTCGTATAGGGCATGGGGTAAACCGTATCAATTTTCACCGCAGAGCCGCAAAGAACGCAAAGGGGAAAACTTTCGCTACGGTAGCCAATTCACTTCCGGCTCTCTGCACTATGCGGGTTGTTTGACGTTAAAAACTTCCCGGGCCAACTTCCGGCCCATTTCAGTCAAAAAAGATTTTTCTATGATTTCCTCCAGCCTCTCTGGTCCGGAAGGTTTTTCTTTTTGGTTTTCTTCCAGGTTGACGATCAGATCAGCATCATAGAGGGCCTTGAAGTTGGTCGTTTCCTCGGGCCTGGGATGATGGTG is a window of Deltaproteobacteria bacterium DNA encoding:
- a CDS encoding nucleotidyltransferase domain-containing protein — encoded protein: MKYGLKESTIQRINAVFARHPQIQKAVLYGSRAKGSFKNGSDIDLTLQGREILTPGVLSKILHELDELLLPYTIDLSLYAQIQDPDVLDHIKHVGIIFYEKAGQNLETKEK
- a CDS encoding nucleotidyltransferase substrate binding protein, whose product is MTDQDIRWIQRLNHFNKAFSQLREAFELARQRPLSKLEEQGLIQAFEYTHELAWKTLKDFLESRGVGTLYGSRDTIREAFKTGLIENGDAWMDMINSRNLSSHTYDEITAATIVSAILKDYGPEFEAFHIKMEQMKQESA
- a CDS encoding FG-GAP repeat protein, whose protein sequence is MDRLECKISKISLGVMTFILLYISSFFFPFTSQARITTRVSVASDGTQANEDSHFPSISADGRYVAFVSGASNLTPGTIKGTYHIFVHDRLNGQTTQVSVASDGTQGHGVSLNPSISLDGRYVAFDSAAANLVPGDTNNRKDIFVHDRQTGQTTRVSVASDGSQGIDNSYSPSISGDGRFVAFTSTAANLVPGDKNSGSDIFVHDRQTGQTTLVSVASDGTQGNNDSWDPSISGDGRFVAFTSFASNLVPGDTSGRYDIFVHDRQTGQTTLVSVASDGSQANDSSYGSSISADGRYVVFQSSATNFVPANTKNGLDIFVHDRQTGQTTLVSVASDGTQANGYSWSPAISANGRYVVFKSYAANLVPGDTNGQEDIFAYDRQTGKTTRVSVASDGTQANGYSWSPAISANGRYVAFGSHATNLVPGDTNGKMDVFIYDSGLSTDAATNVTPHTATLNGTVNPQGLETTYSFVWGKTTAYGNTTPSISAGSGISNVVVSASLTGLASNTTYHYCLVTNNSMGTTYGSDGIFATPSTNFDFNGNGKADIFWRHVNSGENVIWFMNGTSIDYVRFSGAVGDLNWAVNGFGDFNGDGKTDILWQHAVSGKVFIWLMDGYSIIGLGQPATAGDQNWDIKGVGDFNGDGKADILWRHVSSGEVYVWLMNGTSLTGHGSLGSVATSWEIQGIGDFSGDGKADILWRHAAGMVYLWSMDGLSVIGQGSSANVDDLNWQIHKVGDFNGDGKADVLWRHSSLGTLFIWLMDGTTISGQGSPGTVDPNWAIKGVGDFNGDGKADILWRHNATGEVYIWLINGISLFAGNSPGAVGDTNWTISAP
- a CDS encoding RHS repeat-associated core domain-containing protein — its product is MDLVLEYDLMQRGRRNQKTTGASSAIFERTFDSAGRTLSLKYLAGSPSEKIYGYEYDVAGNLLYVKDSATGGHLADYSGFTALGQPTLAVYPKSGNISIKRTYTYDPVTNRLTSALTQKWEGGTLVDTYKKLEYQYDPNGNPLQIHDNPNGTAPANLVYNYDAIGNITFKTDLGSYTYNYGDKPHAARSAGNISLQYDLNGNMTQRAVSGGDTLAVSYNYDNKPDIIQKNGNNFIGFTYDGNGNRVKKHNYVTSQDVIYFGGLYEERNGVGIIHVYAGGERVASIRADGNSQYYYDNHLGSATIVTDQTGARKERLEYYPFGTYSETRDDDPNFPNVSYTFTDQEEDQELGLYNFRARLYDSVLGKFVSPDSIVPDPSDPQSLNRYSYVANKPLAFIDPDGHLAWFVPVIIGAVIGAASAGARSNWNFGAMITGAAIGAIAGLAGYGAGLSVYGAAGGQGATAMMASVTVGGAAGGATGGGLSALVNGGDIAKGMASGLFFGAVAGGVTGGLVSAGVPGALAATGGGFISGYAECGPECAGESALYSFGGGALSSAFTISGSNGDQVKIPEQGSPEWNTLTQGKSDVYVLSPARSSLADIFWHLVALLGDGNSHTWHTQDVEKLPEAGRFATLVQKNVPWSGESYLHNYNIFTNNCTTRLGQDVWNPSQYNAYHNYSGPRSYWWWR
- a CDS encoding RHS repeat protein — protein: MDNWIFICNNIDDLTSQTDAKGKTITFSYDALNRLIQKVYPSYNITYSYDDPAGPFSTGKLTKSSVSGGMANEDWVLEYDLMQRGKRSLKKVGSSTPVFERTFDSAGRTLSLKYLAGSPSEKTYGYEYDVAGNLLYVKDSATGGHLADYSGFTALGQPAQAVYPKSGNVSIKRTYTYDPVTNRLTTALTQKWEGGTLVDTYKKLEYQYDPIGNPLQVHDNPNSTAPANLVYNYDAIGNITFKTDVGSYAYTYTNKPHAVNSAGNISLQCDANGNMTQRAVFGRDILAVSYNYDNKRDIIQKNGNNFVGFTYDGNGNRVKKSISQAK
- a CDS encoding 4Fe-4S binding protein yields the protein MRLKRKIIEIDPDLCDGCGQCVPSCAEGAIQVIDGKAQLMAEKYCDGLGACLGECPNDALKIIEREAEDFDETAVEEHLKKAEETELPTPDALPCGCPSTRLQTLAQPDTCQQANVPRFQEGQTSALGHWPVQIKLVPPTAPFLKGADLLVVADCTPLAYPNFHRDFLKDKVVMMGCPKFDDVQEYIQKFTDIFKTAGIKSITTAVMEVPCCAGLPFIVKKALKASGKDIPVEEWVITVRGEARR